A DNA window from Methanooceanicella nereidis contains the following coding sequences:
- a CDS encoding ABC transporter permease, whose protein sequence is MSKIITEIKYCMIQFFRNKGAVFFVFVMPVIFLVLIGYLFGGQAVSRTLYYNDCDVSMTSGSIINALNATGAFELYDGSGMDLAQLLKDGKISAYIEIPYGFEKNMAAVKSSENSDNVIMNLYYDGSKQTSMPVVSVVRQSIDQANMDMAGTSELAAISVHEAGGSSNSYMGFLVTGIIGMCIMSGAINLAAGTISGYRATGVFRKLATTPLSRIEWNISRTIAWSFIILLSVAISLLIALILYRVLPAFNILSMLLMISGSIMFTELGMIMAYVFKEGGSAQTIAFTITLPLMFISGSLFPIGNLPGFLQLVAAVSPLTYLNNGLRSSMITGNFGDAFTDLVIVGALGIVFFCIGVVLLKWKED, encoded by the coding sequence ATGTCAAAGATCATAACCGAGATCAAGTATTGCATGATCCAGTTCTTTAGAAATAAGGGGGCTGTCTTCTTTGTTTTCGTCATGCCTGTCATTTTCCTGGTCCTGATCGGGTACCTTTTTGGCGGGCAGGCAGTTTCCCGGACATTATATTACAATGACTGTGATGTCTCCATGACTTCGGGCTCCATTATCAATGCATTGAACGCGACAGGAGCTTTCGAACTTTATGACGGTTCAGGTATGGACCTTGCGCAGTTACTTAAAGACGGTAAAATATCCGCATATATCGAGATACCATATGGCTTCGAAAAAAATATGGCTGCTGTGAAGTCATCAGAAAATTCAGACAATGTTATTATGAATCTATATTATGACGGGTCGAAGCAAACCTCTATGCCTGTAGTGTCGGTCGTGCGGCAGTCCATCGACCAGGCCAATATGGATATGGCAGGAACAAGTGAGCTCGCAGCCATAAGCGTACATGAGGCTGGCGGATCCTCGAATAGCTATATGGGGTTCCTTGTCACCGGGATAATCGGCATGTGCATAATGTCGGGGGCCATAAACCTGGCAGCAGGGACGATATCCGGATACAGGGCGACCGGTGTGTTCCGAAAGCTAGCTACAACGCCATTGTCGCGGATCGAGTGGAACATATCAAGGACCATTGCATGGTCCTTCATCATACTTCTCTCCGTGGCGATCTCCCTGCTAATAGCGCTGATCTTATACCGGGTACTTCCCGCGTTCAATATCCTGTCCATGTTGCTTATGATCTCAGGATCGATCATGTTCACGGAGCTCGGGATGATCATGGCATATGTTTTCAAGGAGGGGGGATCTGCGCAGACGATAGCCTTTACCATAACTCTGCCTTTGATGTTCATTTCCGGGTCACTTTTCCCGATAGGGAACTTACCGGGATTCCTTCAATTAGTGGCTGCAGTATCCCCTTTGACATACCTGAATAATGGCCTTAGAAGCTCTATGATAACGGGCAACTTCGGGGATGCTTTCACCGATCTGGTCATAGTCGGAGCGCTCGGTATAGTATTCTTCTGTATCGGGGTCGTGTTACTTAAATGGAAAGAGGACTGA
- a CDS encoding pyridoxal phosphate-dependent aminotransferase — translation MLSKKAGKIPPFHVMEVLERAQELERSGRSIIHLEVGEPDFPTPPHIVEAANKALQAGETKYTHSLGLLQLREAVAESYKRKFDVDFCADQVIVTSGTSPAMLLLFMGLLERGDEVIMSNPHYACYPNFVEYVDGKPVFVYTREENGFSLGPESVADAITSRTKAILINSPCNPTGHVMSSKDYRGICEVAGDVPVISDEIYQGLVYKGKDHSVLEYTDNAFVLNGFSKLYAMTGWRLGYLIAPKDCIRPLQKLQQNFFISANNFVQHAGVAALLGPQDHIKEMVAEYDRRRKYILKRLNGMGLIVKSEPSGAYYVLANAKEFSSNSLELSRNILEEAGVAVTPGIDFGKGAEGYLRFSYSNSFENIKEGMDRVEKYLQCHS, via the coding sequence ATGTTATCAAAGAAAGCCGGTAAGATACCTCCCTTCCACGTCATGGAAGTGCTGGAAAGAGCCCAGGAGCTTGAGCGCTCGGGCAGGTCTATAATCCATCTGGAGGTCGGCGAGCCTGACTTCCCTACGCCTCCACACATAGTCGAGGCCGCGAACAAGGCTCTTCAGGCAGGCGAAACAAAGTATACTCACAGCCTGGGATTACTGCAGTTGCGGGAAGCGGTAGCAGAGTCATATAAACGGAAATTTGATGTCGATTTTTGCGCCGATCAGGTCATCGTCACATCGGGAACAAGCCCGGCCATGCTGCTGCTATTCATGGGTCTTCTGGAGCGGGGAGACGAAGTCATAATGTCGAATCCCCATTATGCGTGCTATCCTAACTTTGTGGAGTATGTCGATGGTAAGCCCGTATTCGTATATACCCGGGAGGAGAATGGTTTCAGCTTAGGGCCTGAGTCTGTCGCGGACGCGATCACTTCCAGAACAAAAGCTATATTGATCAACTCTCCGTGCAATCCTACCGGACATGTGATGAGCTCTAAGGATTATCGCGGCATTTGTGAGGTCGCCGGGGATGTCCCTGTTATTTCCGATGAGATATACCAGGGCCTTGTGTATAAGGGGAAAGATCACTCAGTCCTGGAATATACGGATAACGCGTTCGTATTGAACGGCTTTTCCAAGCTGTATGCTATGACGGGATGGAGGCTGGGATACCTGATAGCGCCGAAAGACTGTATCAGGCCTCTGCAAAAGCTCCAGCAAAACTTCTTTATCAGCGCCAATAATTTTGTGCAGCATGCAGGGGTAGCAGCCCTTCTCGGGCCTCAGGATCACATCAAGGAAATGGTCGCCGAGTATGACCGCCGCAGGAAATATATTTTAAAGCGGCTCAACGGCATGGGCTTAATCGTAAAAAGCGAACCTTCAGGGGCTTATTACGTCCTCGCTAACGCAAAAGAGTTTAGCTCGAACTCACTTGAGCTTAGCAGGAACATTCTCGAGGAAGCGGGAGTGGCAGTGACACCGGGAATAGATTTCGGGAAAGGGGCTGAAGGATATCTGCGTTTCTCATATTCGAATAGTTTCGAAAATATCAAAGAAGGCATGGATAGGGTGGAGAAATATCTTCAATGTCATAGTTAA
- a CDS encoding YkgJ family cysteine cluster protein, which translates to MQVIEIANDRIYDRIEDLKAELSELIDYPEERFIEIIKDVGFECDLCGKCCTREFNDHAFLLDADVDRIKMIDPDALVPAPYYEYCDQHGRFYVSGYALRFKADGSCYFLENGRCRIYDERPAICRIYPYMLHREEGEDGKVDWRQISGLNEHGFYNADIEDEVCRKMAVETKEYEAAFLNQEIRFSELIQEHFEKNGLKHVKGVYDRRIRQFKGGAEIEVFVFHNGALEKNTVTKTDH; encoded by the coding sequence ATGCAGGTGATCGAAATAGCTAATGATCGTATCTACGACAGGATCGAGGATCTAAAGGCGGAACTTAGCGAACTTATTGATTACCCGGAAGAGCGGTTTATCGAGATAATCAAGGACGTAGGGTTCGAGTGTGACCTTTGCGGCAAATGCTGTACAAGAGAGTTTAACGACCATGCCTTTCTGCTCGATGCTGATGTAGACCGGATAAAAATGATCGATCCGGATGCACTGGTGCCTGCACCATACTATGAATATTGCGACCAGCACGGAAGGTTCTACGTGTCCGGATATGCGCTTCGCTTTAAGGCTGACGGCTCTTGCTATTTCCTGGAAAACGGAAGATGCAGGATCTATGATGAGCGGCCTGCTATCTGCCGTATCTACCCTTACATGCTACACAGGGAGGAAGGCGAGGACGGCAAGGTAGACTGGCGCCAGATAAGCGGCCTTAACGAGCATGGGTTCTATAATGCGGATATCGAAGACGAAGTCTGCCGGAAAATGGCCGTCGAGACAAAAGAGTACGAGGCGGCATTCCTGAATCAGGAGATACGGTTCAGCGAGCTGATACAGGAACATTTCGAGAAAAACGGCCTGAAACATGTTAAAGGAGTATATGACCGCCGTATCAGGCAATTTAAAGGCGGCGCTGAGATCGAGGTTTTCGTGTTCCATAATGGCGCTCTTGAAAAGAACACGGTCACAAAGACGGATCATTAG
- a CDS encoding TIGR00341 family protein, which produces MNDKKHDVEEKVEREAEPIEVSEVGGDVELIEKLLKSEPRTDKLDAQLISLTIMSGIVALIGLFLNNAAIVIGAMVISPLLAPVYALSIYAVMGRYREALENLRVLIILIILIMVFSAIMTFVFSFFWSLQITPEILSRTKGHEILIMMAVILGMAVVIAHTRGFPDTIIGIGIAIALIPPAVVTGLSFVIYREGFLPALILTINNILGLIIGSFLALISLGVGPKWYFKKEESKKILIRILVLLVVILVILTILMNLL; this is translated from the coding sequence ATGAACGATAAAAAGCATGACGTAGAGGAAAAGGTCGAGCGCGAGGCGGAGCCTATAGAAGTCAGTGAAGTAGGTGGCGATGTCGAGCTTATAGAAAAGCTCCTTAAATCCGAGCCCAGGACGGATAAGCTTGACGCTCAGCTTATATCTCTTACCATAATGTCCGGCATAGTCGCCTTGATAGGGCTGTTCCTGAACAACGCGGCCATCGTTATAGGCGCCATGGTCATATCGCCTTTACTCGCCCCGGTATACGCCCTGAGTATCTATGCGGTCATGGGCAGGTATCGGGAAGCGCTTGAAAACCTCCGGGTGCTGATCATACTTATCATCCTCATAATGGTCTTTTCGGCTATCATGACCTTTGTATTTTCATTTTTCTGGTCGCTGCAGATCACTCCCGAGATACTATCAAGGACGAAAGGGCATGAAATATTGATCATGATGGCAGTGATCCTCGGCATGGCTGTCGTCATCGCCCATACGAGGGGGTTTCCGGATACGATTATAGGCATCGGCATTGCTATCGCGCTCATACCTCCCGCGGTAGTCACCGGCCTGAGCTTTGTGATATACAGAGAAGGGTTCTTACCTGCCCTGATACTCACCATAAATAACATACTCGGGCTCATCATCGGCAGTTTCCTGGCGTTGATATCCCTGGGAGTAGGGCCGAAGTGGTATTTTAAAAAAGAGGAATCAAAAAAGATATTGATAAGGATCCTTGTACTGCTGGTCGTAATACTGGTCATTCTGACGATCCTGATGAACCTCCTGTGA
- a CDS encoding TetR/AcrR family transcriptional regulator codes for MADKKQQITEVKIKAASVASTKDRILDAALELFARKGFDAVSMREIAEEVGIQKSSLYSHFKSKDEILDGIMEFPATELTLVGPKEELDTLIDNLGLEGFMMMSNGVFRDWMKSQKMEKVWRVLCIEMYHNEKIQAFFSNFIDGAISFWTLVFSKMAAKGMIKPLDPAVLANEYFGQYIYLFIEYFLIKYDNTPGSFKRMAEKSIEGHMIFFVEALKK; via the coding sequence ATGGCTGACAAAAAACAACAGATAACCGAAGTAAAGATCAAGGCGGCATCCGTGGCGTCCACGAAGGACAGGATACTCGATGCAGCGCTGGAACTTTTCGCCAGGAAAGGCTTTGACGCCGTTTCCATGCGTGAGATAGCGGAGGAAGTGGGAATTCAAAAAAGCTCACTATACAGCCATTTCAAGAGCAAGGACGAGATACTGGACGGTATTATGGAATTTCCAGCGACGGAGTTGACGTTGGTGGGTCCCAAGGAAGAACTTGATACGCTTATTGATAATCTGGGGCTTGAAGGCTTCATGATGATGTCAAACGGCGTGTTCCGGGACTGGATGAAGAGCCAGAAGATGGAAAAAGTATGGAGGGTGCTATGTATCGAGATGTACCACAATGAGAAGATACAGGCGTTCTTTTCAAATTTTATCGATGGTGCGATCTCTTTCTGGACTCTGGTATTCAGCAAAATGGCCGCGAAAGGTATGATAAAGCCATTGGACCCGGCAGTCCTGGCAAACGAATACTTCGGCCAATACATTTACCTGTTCATCGAGTACTTCCTGATAAAATATGATAATACACCCGGCTCGTTTAAAAGAATGGCTGAAAAGTCCATCGAAGGCCATATGATATTCTTTGTCGAGGCATTAAAAAAGTAG
- a CDS encoding radical SAM/SPASM domain-containing protein, whose protein sequence is MDNNGNGNYIDLINDLIKGIFNDAIRASFKDPGMAAFFLKTMLWQKKAASVRQENEESGMHVPPVMILSVTDRCNLHCAGCYAQNLPRAKEPEMSEEKLRSMLKEAKEMGISIVVLAGGEPLVRPEIFNVTKDFPDIIFTMFTNGTLIDDKVLLQFKSQKNVIPVLSIEGYEETTDLRRGKGVYEHLQRMMAKLNEKGIFFGVSMTVTRSNYVTVAGEEFIHKLRGQGCKAFFFIEYSPVRPETEHWVLTEEQRAGLLKAMASYRERLPGVYVAFPGDEKAFGGCLSAGRGFIHVSASGNLEPCPFAPFSNTSVKNMSLKEALQSDFLRTIRENHEELMESDGGCAIWKKREWVSSLLEQA, encoded by the coding sequence ATGGATAATAACGGTAACGGTAACTACATTGATCTGATCAACGATCTTATAAAAGGCATATTTAACGATGCTATAAGGGCGTCTTTTAAAGACCCCGGCATGGCGGCATTCTTCCTTAAGACAATGTTGTGGCAGAAGAAGGCGGCATCTGTAAGGCAGGAGAACGAGGAGAGCGGGATGCATGTACCGCCAGTAATGATTTTAAGCGTGACCGACCGGTGCAACCTTCACTGCGCGGGATGCTACGCACAGAACCTGCCCAGGGCGAAAGAGCCCGAGATGAGCGAGGAAAAGCTCAGGAGCATGCTTAAGGAGGCAAAAGAGATGGGGATATCCATAGTCGTTCTGGCAGGCGGCGAGCCGCTGGTCCGCCCCGAGATATTCAACGTGACGAAGGATTTCCCGGACATCATCTTCACGATGTTCACGAACGGCACGCTGATCGACGATAAAGTCCTTCTGCAGTTCAAGTCGCAAAAGAATGTGATCCCTGTCCTCAGTATCGAAGGCTACGAGGAGACCACTGATCTCAGGAGGGGCAAAGGCGTATACGAGCACCTTCAGAGAATGATGGCGAAGCTGAACGAAAAAGGCATATTTTTCGGAGTATCCATGACCGTCACCCGGTCGAACTACGTCACTGTCGCAGGAGAAGAGTTCATCCATAAGCTAAGGGGCCAGGGGTGCAAGGCTTTCTTCTTCATCGAGTATAGCCCAGTAAGGCCGGAGACTGAGCACTGGGTATTGACCGAAGAGCAGAGAGCAGGATTGTTAAAGGCTATGGCGTCTTATCGTGAGAGGCTGCCCGGCGTCTATGTCGCGTTCCCCGGAGACGAGAAGGCTTTCGGAGGATGCCTGTCTGCCGGAAGAGGCTTTATACACGTGAGCGCGTCAGGTAACCTTGAGCCATGCCCGTTCGCTCCGTTCTCCAATACCAGCGTGAAGAACATGTCACTCAAAGAGGCTTTACAGTCCGACTTTCTCAGGACGATACGCGAGAACCATGAAGAGCTTATGGAATCCGATGGCGGCTGCGCCATATGGAAGAAGCGCGAATGGGTAAGCTCGCTGCTGGAGCAGGCATAG
- a CDS encoding 4Fe-4S dicluster domain-containing protein: protein MGIIEGAKSRYVAYRLNRIKNMELSLNKGKGRIPAAATSPDRLLPNRLEITLKTLPKQLSIAKGMELASLSIHKNPDTPKEEADESFLSGFEEYAHMLGIAKIGYTEVPPEYIFKDRSIAYTHAIVLIYEMDKRAIDSAPGPETQAMGITTYDELGQKTNELTDYLRKNGFAAEAGHPAGGPVMHPRLAHKAGLGHHGRNGLLITPEFGPRQRISAIFTSIKNLPVTDNDMHSWVPGFCASCGNCIRVCAGNALYCSPVTHADGRLTFMDSVKCTGCTLCMKECSFNKGKYEGIKKAYMKKAERKIAPTIMSQR, encoded by the coding sequence ATGGGTATCATTGAGGGTGCAAAATCAAGATATGTGGCATACAGGTTAAACCGTATAAAAAACATGGAGCTATCGTTAAATAAGGGCAAAGGCCGTATCCCGGCCGCAGCCACTTCACCCGACAGGCTTCTGCCGAACAGGCTTGAGATAACGCTGAAGACTCTTCCGAAGCAGCTTTCCATCGCGAAGGGGATGGAGCTTGCGTCTCTGTCTATACACAAAAATCCGGATACTCCGAAAGAGGAAGCTGACGAGAGCTTTTTAAGCGGGTTTGAGGAATACGCCCATATGCTGGGCATAGCAAAGATAGGCTATACAGAAGTGCCGCCGGAATATATCTTCAAGGACCGCTCGATCGCGTATACGCATGCAATAGTCCTTATTTATGAGATGGACAAAAGGGCGATAGACAGCGCTCCAGGCCCCGAGACACAGGCGATGGGCATAACTACCTATGATGAACTCGGGCAGAAGACCAACGAGCTTACAGATTATCTCAGAAAGAACGGGTTCGCGGCAGAGGCAGGGCATCCTGCAGGAGGTCCAGTAATGCATCCGAGGCTGGCTCATAAGGCCGGGCTGGGACATCACGGACGGAACGGCCTCCTCATAACCCCCGAATTTGGTCCGAGGCAGAGGATCTCGGCGATATTTACAAGCATAAAGAACCTGCCTGTTACAGATAATGACATGCATTCCTGGGTTCCCGGGTTCTGTGCGTCATGCGGTAACTGCATCAGGGTATGCGCGGGCAATGCGCTCTATTGCTCGCCTGTTACGCATGCGGACGGCAGGCTCACTTTCATGGACAGCGTTAAATGTACGGGCTGCACGCTCTGTATGAAGGAGTGCTCTTTCAATAAAGGGAAATACGAGGGTATTAAGAAGGCTTATATGAAGAAGGCTGAAAGGAAGATCGCGCCAACAATAATGAGCCAAAGGTAG
- the dps gene encoding DNA protection during starvation protein codes for MGKVSREIVENAGIDVNKLLDMLVRAAAAELTTYYYYTILRAHTTGMDGESIKEIVEDARLEDRLHFETLCPRIYELGGDIPRDIKEFAGMAACKDAYLPEDKSIKSILNVLLEAERCAIRIYQGICSYTHGKDFRTYDISLAILHEEIEHEAWFEELLTGKPSGHFRRRAPGEGPYTQKFRHI; via the coding sequence ATGGGGAAAGTGTCCAGAGAAATAGTTGAAAATGCAGGCATAGACGTAAATAAGCTTTTGGATATGCTCGTCAGGGCGGCTGCGGCGGAACTCACGACATATTATTACTATACCATATTAAGAGCCCACACTACCGGGATGGACGGAGAATCGATAAAGGAGATAGTAGAGGACGCCAGGCTTGAGGACAGGCTTCACTTTGAAACGCTATGTCCCAGGATCTATGAACTTGGCGGAGATATTCCGCGAGATATCAAGGAATTTGCCGGTATGGCCGCATGCAAAGATGCCTACTTGCCCGAAGATAAAAGCATTAAGAGCATACTTAATGTTCTGCTTGAGGCGGAAAGATGCGCAATACGGATATATCAGGGGATCTGTAGCTACACTCACGGAAAGGACTTCAGGACATATGACATATCGCTGGCTATCCTGCATGAGGAGATAGAGCACGAAGCATGGTTCGAGGAATTACTGACCGGTAAACCTTCCGGGCACTTTAGACGGCGCGCGCCGGGAGAAGGGCCTTACACACAAAAATTCAGGCACATTTAG
- a CDS encoding ZIP family metal transporter, whose product MLDILKFMETCSPITQTLIGTTYLWIMTAAGAATVFLPKKIDRKMLGGLLGFAGGVMLAASFWSLLLPAIEVSRINDVPVWMPVLIGFSTGAVFLWGIDKALIRFENGYPFKSLKNGDAKHSINMLFIGITLHNIPEGLAIGVAFASAAAGIHPASLAGAILLTIGIGIQDLPEGIAVSMPLYGEGMSRLRSFWYGQITGFVEVLAGLVGAATIFISLSLLPYVLGFAAGAMVYIVVEEIIPESKKMSDSKIPTIGFMIGFAVMMLLDVAFS is encoded by the coding sequence ATGTTAGACATCCTGAAGTTCATGGAAACATGCAGCCCCATTACACAAACGTTGATCGGGACGACATACCTGTGGATCATGACCGCTGCAGGAGCCGCTACAGTATTTTTGCCAAAAAAGATAGACAGGAAGATGCTCGGCGGCCTGCTTGGCTTCGCCGGCGGTGTCATGCTGGCAGCAAGCTTCTGGTCGTTATTACTGCCCGCGATCGAGGTGTCACGGATCAATGATGTGCCTGTCTGGATGCCTGTTTTGATAGGGTTTTCGACAGGAGCCGTTTTTTTATGGGGTATCGATAAAGCGCTCATCAGGTTTGAGAACGGCTACCCTTTCAAGTCCCTGAAAAATGGGGATGCAAAACATAGCATAAACATGCTTTTCATAGGCATCACGTTACATAATATACCTGAAGGCCTCGCCATCGGGGTCGCGTTCGCGTCGGCTGCGGCCGGAATACACCCGGCCTCGCTGGCAGGCGCTATCCTTTTGACCATCGGCATCGGCATACAGGACCTTCCCGAGGGGATAGCCGTGTCTATGCCGCTGTACGGGGAAGGTATGTCCCGTTTGAGAAGTTTCTGGTACGGTCAGATCACAGGTTTCGTAGAGGTGCTGGCAGGCCTGGTAGGGGCCGCGACCATATTTATCTCGTTATCTTTATTGCCTTACGTGCTGGGATTTGCAGCGGGTGCGATGGTATACATAGTAGTGGAAGAGATCATTCCCGAGTCTAAAAAAATGTCAGATTCAAAGATACCTACTATAGGCTTCATGATCGGCTTTGCCGTGATGATGCTCCTGGATGTGGCTTTTAGTTAA
- a CDS encoding replication factor C large subunit, which produces MSGDYLDWAEKYRPTSLKDVVGNDAAVKALRQWAETFSTGKKAVILHGGPGIGKTSAAIALANDLGWDYIELNASDTRTKDAINKIAGAASKAGTFEGAGGRKLIILDEADNIHGTSDRGGEAAILNVIKNANQPIIMIANDPYEMSKPLREAALMIPFRSILTTSIVKVLKKICADQEISCDPEALMKIAERTKDLRSAINDLQAAAMGSKRVTVEDVSTADRDVPETVFKVMGMIFRGHDMTKSLDAMRKLDERPDDVIGWVDENLPRSYEDDDLEAGYDAISKADMYLGRVMKRQDYGMWRYASFMMTCGVNNARKRKYGGFVKYSPPTYWQKLGRAKSARTVRDSLAKKIGSQCHTSKAEARSTYIPFLKFIFDKNDYAVRLSAQLKLDEDEIAYLLDAKKAAKKVSEIYRKSREMIEEEIEHEIDVFGHFSRPEKKLEVEPEEAEPEEKEKKKAGRKKPAKARSRDGGELDEDAAMTEEVTIDPAPQETEILANAEEKKEEALEEDRPKKQRTLFDF; this is translated from the coding sequence ATGAGCGGGGACTATCTGGATTGGGCTGAGAAGTATAGGCCGACATCCCTTAAGGACGTCGTAGGAAATGATGCCGCAGTCAAGGCTTTACGCCAGTGGGCCGAGACATTCAGTACCGGAAAGAAGGCCGTTATCCTGCACGGCGGGCCGGGCATAGGGAAGACATCGGCAGCCATAGCCCTTGCAAATGACCTTGGATGGGACTATATAGAGCTGAACGCTTCCGATACCAGGACTAAGGACGCGATAAATAAAATAGCGGGCGCGGCGTCGAAGGCGGGCACTTTCGAGGGCGCGGGCGGCAGGAAGCTTATAATCCTGGACGAGGCGGATAACATTCACGGTACCTCGGATAGAGGCGGAGAGGCGGCGATATTGAACGTCATCAAGAATGCGAACCAGCCCATCATAATGATCGCGAACGACCCTTATGAGATGTCAAAACCGCTGAGAGAAGCCGCCCTTATGATCCCGTTCAGGTCGATACTGACCACTTCTATCGTAAAGGTGCTGAAAAAAATATGTGCGGACCAGGAAATATCCTGCGATCCGGAAGCCCTGATGAAGATAGCTGAAAGGACTAAAGACCTTCGCTCAGCCATCAACGACCTTCAGGCGGCGGCCATGGGCAGCAAAAGAGTGACCGTCGAGGACGTGTCCACGGCGGACAGGGACGTGCCTGAGACCGTGTTCAAGGTCATGGGCATGATATTCCGCGGGCACGATATGACGAAGTCGCTTGATGCGATGAGGAAGCTTGACGAGAGGCCGGACGACGTCATAGGGTGGGTTGACGAGAACCTGCCGCGCAGCTATGAGGACGACGATCTGGAAGCAGGATATGACGCGATCTCGAAGGCCGACATGTACCTGGGCCGCGTCATGAAGCGCCAGGACTACGGCATGTGGCGCTATGCCAGTTTCATGATGACGTGCGGGGTGAACAACGCGCGTAAGCGCAAGTATGGCGGTTTCGTTAAATACAGCCCGCCTACTTACTGGCAGAAGCTGGGGAGGGCTAAATCAGCCCGAACTGTCAGGGACTCGCTTGCCAAAAAGATAGGTTCGCAATGCCATACGTCGAAGGCTGAGGCAAGATCGACGTACATACCGTTCCTTAAGTTCATTTTCGATAAGAATGATTATGCAGTGAGGCTATCCGCGCAGCTTAAGCTGGACGAGGACGAGATAGCGTACCTTCTGGACGCGAAAAAGGCGGCCAAGAAGGTAAGCGAGATATACAGGAAGTCCCGCGAGATGATCGAGGAAGAGATAGAGCACGAGATAGACGTGTTCGGGCATTTCTCCAGGCCTGAAAAGAAACTTGAGGTAGAGCCGGAAGAGGCTGAGCCAGAGGAAAAGGAGAAAAAGAAGGCCGGAAGAAAGAAGCCCGCGAAGGCTAGGTCAAGGGACGGCGGCGAGCTGGATGAAGATGCCGCAATGACTGAAGAAGTGACCATAGACCCGGCACCGCAGGAAACAGAGATCCTTGCCAATGCTGAAGAGAAAAAGGAAGAAGCATTAGAGGAAGACAGGCCAAAAAAGCAGAGGACGCTCTTTGACTTTTAG
- a CDS encoding methanogenesis marker 2 protein: protein MNLERLAESLREYLGATRKHSIKNIVSVFDEKGSNPSFGEDAAIIDRGEEALLLAADGIWDKLMRADPEWSGYCSILVNVHDIAAMGGRPLGMVDVFSSNSQEISEKVLRGMKTGVEKFGVPVVGGHVHPDTPYAALDVAILGVVRKDSIIYSSTARPGDDVVLAIDMDGRVHPSCDLNWDTTYLKEPAIVRDQLSAMVELGESKLLTAGKDVSNPGIIGTLGMLLEVSGVGADVDINLIPKPPELDHMHWLRMYPGMGFIVTCTPENTEKVIEVFANHKLNACKIGKIVSTRKLDIMNSEGERATVFDFTMHDITGLRPVKSRCNV from the coding sequence ATGAATCTTGAGAGACTCGCGGAGTCTTTACGGGAATACCTGGGCGCGACCCGTAAGCACTCCATTAAAAACATCGTCAGTGTTTTTGACGAGAAGGGCTCCAACCCGTCGTTCGGGGAGGACGCGGCCATCATTGACCGCGGGGAGGAAGCCCTGTTACTCGCCGCGGACGGTATTTGGGACAAGCTCATGAGAGCCGATCCGGAGTGGTCAGGATACTGTTCCATACTAGTTAACGTTCATGACATTGCCGCCATGGGAGGGCGCCCGCTGGGCATGGTGGACGTGTTTTCATCTAATTCACAGGAAATTAGCGAGAAAGTGCTTAGAGGCATGAAAACAGGCGTGGAAAAGTTCGGAGTGCCCGTAGTGGGCGGCCATGTACATCCCGACACCCCTTATGCGGCTCTGGATGTCGCCATTTTAGGCGTGGTGAGGAAAGACAGTATCATTTATAGCAGCACAGCGCGCCCGGGTGACGATGTCGTGCTCGCGATAGACATGGACGGCCGTGTCCATCCGTCGTGCGACCTTAACTGGGACACCACCTACCTGAAAGAGCCCGCGATCGTGAGGGACCAGCTTAGCGCGATGGTCGAACTGGGCGAGAGCAAGCTTTTGACCGCAGGCAAGGATGTGAGCAACCCCGGCATCATAGGCACGCTCGGGATGCTTCTGGAGGTGTCGGGCGTAGGCGCCGACGTGGATATTAACCTCATTCCGAAGCCGCCAGAGCTCGACCACATGCACTGGCTCAGGATGTATCCGGGAATGGGATTCATCGTGACCTGTACGCCGGAAAACACGGAGAAGGTCATCGAGGTGTTCGCTAACCACAAACTTAATGCATGTAAGATAGGAAAGATAGTGTCCACCCGGAAGCTGGACATCATGAACAGCGAGGGTGAGCGGGCCACGGTATTCGATTTCACCATGCACGACATCACCGGGCTCAGACCAGTAAAAAGCAGGTGTAATGTATAA